From the genome of Scytonema hofmannii PCC 7110, one region includes:
- a CDS encoding HsdM family class I SAM-dependent methyltransferase codes for MSQSGLLELAHEKLHWPTPQQILEPSGAGPSVYARIAREKLGRTISKLPDGYGVRIGVLAANPQGDSTEAPIALVCDFQKEVSDDTLRKTYRLAWSFSRTPSLITTEPNRLRIWTCYEEPPTAEDIINPVIEVTRQELQLFNQPSLSVQAAKTLRLHWADLVSGQFFQEHSQRFQRSQAADQVLLRNLKTVRQKLQQNKLDDDTIHDLLARIIFIQFLFDRQYSEGNPGLNTNLLAHLHRIGELSAKYSNLHEILRNHRDIYKFFRWLNGKFNGDLFPGKGDTKKKREAEWQTEENKVTQTHLNILADFVRGYVEMESGQLSLWPYYHFDVIPLDFISSIYEEFVSKESGTGIHYTPEHIVDFVLDGVLPWDSQEWDIKILDPACGSGIFLVKAFQRLIYRWEKAHLNRTIQPSDLKSLLENNLFGVDVDTQAVRVASFSLYLTMLDKVKPQDYWENEFCFPRLREHQLVAADFFQEDKKGFNSIQDAKKYDLVVGNAPWGKNTVTSAAKSWARDDWKITYGNIGPLFLPKAVALTKEGGQVAMMQPALALIFNQVSTAQEFRVKLFSEFKIDEIVNLSALRFGLFKDAISPACIITISATPPDGKPLTYICPKPVMTNEDDYHIVIEPHDINNIYPQEAIADPLIWTALMWGGRRDLSLVRRLSNYNSLAELELLNIVVSSQGIIRGSRKIYHKGILRRRILEAKQFTQLFPEETCTHFVAKQLPINEDPYTHRFTNLAAFKLPQLIIKLSWPKKSSRFQVAITEPDNLNNQGIICSGSYLSVHTSEENSLILEAACLGYKSKLAVYYLLLSNGRFASYIPEIKPSDLLRVPIPEAQVGVLENIKTIDDVDERIRQAFEFKDSEWVLINDLFNYTLPDFKGDSASSGRKRTHRRDNDYLEDNSEPEITAYCEYFLRVLKAGFGQDKQVCATIFQEPTNTKLPVRLVAIYLNRADYQGVHIESIDSPDLLELLENLNDLCLKKGQTEDGGIFYQRVARVYDSVQLNGLKIPTIYLIKPDKIRYWTRSIALRDADEVAADIMMWRTSFDNKSAVIQESYSG; via the coding sequence ATGTCACAGTCTGGACTACTTGAACTGGCACATGAAAAGCTTCACTGGCCGACTCCACAACAAATTTTGGAGCCATCTGGTGCTGGGCCTAGCGTTTATGCACGAATCGCTAGGGAAAAATTAGGCAGGACTATCAGCAAGCTGCCAGATGGTTATGGTGTGCGAATAGGAGTGCTGGCTGCAAATCCTCAAGGTGACTCAACAGAAGCACCCATTGCTCTGGTGTGCGACTTTCAAAAAGAAGTATCAGACGACACATTAAGAAAAACTTATAGACTTGCTTGGAGTTTTTCTCGTACACCATCATTAATTACAACAGAACCTAACCGATTAAGAATTTGGACGTGTTACGAAGAACCACCAACAGCAGAAGATATTATCAATCCGGTAATTGAAGTTACTAGACAGGAACTTCAATTATTCAATCAGCCTTCTCTTTCAGTACAAGCTGCTAAAACTCTGCGTTTACACTGGGCTGATTTGGTATCAGGCCAATTTTTCCAAGAACATAGCCAGCGATTTCAACGAAGTCAGGCCGCTGACCAGGTGCTATTGAGAAACCTGAAAACTGTTCGGCAGAAACTTCAACAAAATAAACTTGATGATGATACTATTCATGATTTATTAGCAAGAATTATTTTTATTCAATTCCTTTTTGATCGCCAATATTCTGAAGGAAATCCTGGTCTAAATACAAACTTACTTGCTCATTTACATAGAATTGGAGAATTATCAGCTAAATACTCTAATTTGCATGAGATCTTAAGAAATCATAGAGATATTTATAAATTTTTTCGTTGGCTCAATGGTAAGTTCAATGGTGATTTATTTCCAGGTAAAGGAGATACCAAAAAAAAACGTGAAGCTGAATGGCAGACAGAAGAAAACAAAGTTACACAGACTCACCTAAATATACTTGCTGATTTCGTCAGAGGTTATGTAGAGATGGAAAGTGGACAACTAAGTCTTTGGCCATACTATCACTTCGACGTTATACCTTTAGATTTTATTAGCAGTATATATGAAGAATTTGTGAGTAAAGAATCTGGTACAGGAATTCATTACACACCAGAACACATAGTTGATTTTGTATTAGATGGTGTTTTACCTTGGGATAGTCAAGAATGGGATATTAAGATTCTTGATCCTGCTTGTGGTTCAGGAATTTTTCTGGTAAAAGCATTCCAGCGGTTAATTTATAGATGGGAAAAAGCTCATCTTAATAGAACAATTCAGCCTAGTGATTTAAAGTCTTTACTAGAAAATAATTTATTTGGTGTTGATGTAGATACTCAAGCAGTAAGAGTAGCTTCTTTCAGCCTCTATTTAACTATGCTTGATAAAGTTAAACCTCAAGACTATTGGGAGAATGAGTTTTGCTTTCCAAGATTGCGTGAACACCAATTAGTAGCTGCTGATTTTTTTCAAGAAGACAAAAAAGGATTTAATTCTATTCAAGACGCAAAGAAATACGATTTAGTTGTTGGCAATGCACCGTGGGGAAAAAACACCGTCACTTCAGCAGCTAAATCTTGGGCTAGAGATGATTGGAAGATAACCTACGGTAATATTGGACCACTTTTTCTGCCAAAAGCTGTTGCTTTGACTAAGGAAGGTGGACAAGTAGCAATGATGCAGCCTGCACTTGCTTTAATTTTTAATCAGGTTAGTACTGCTCAAGAATTCCGAGTCAAGCTTTTTTCAGAGTTCAAAATTGATGAAATAGTTAACTTATCTGCATTGCGTTTTGGACTTTTTAAAGATGCTATTTCTCCAGCTTGTATTATCACAATTTCAGCAACACCTCCTGATGGGAAACCCTTGACATACATTTGTCCCAAGCCAGTGATGACTAATGAGGATGACTATCACATAGTCATAGAGCCACATGATATTAATAATATCTACCCACAAGAAGCAATAGCAGATCCTTTAATTTGGACAGCATTAATGTGGGGAGGTAGACGCGATCTGTCTTTAGTTCGTAGGTTGAGTAACTATAATAGCCTTGCAGAACTGGAGCTGTTAAATATTGTTGTATCGTCTCAAGGAATTATCCGAGGTAGCAGGAAAATATATCATAAAGGAATTTTAAGGAGACGTATTTTAGAGGCCAAACAATTTACTCAACTATTTCCTGAAGAAACTTGTACTCACTTTGTAGCAAAGCAGCTACCTATTAATGAAGATCCATATACACACCGTTTTACTAATTTGGCTGCATTTAAATTACCACAACTAATAATTAAACTTAGTTGGCCGAAAAAATCAAGTCGTTTCCAGGTTGCTATCACTGAACCAGATAATTTGAATAATCAAGGTATTATATGTTCTGGTAGCTATCTCAGTGTACATACTTCTGAAGAAAACAGTTTAATTTTAGAAGCAGCTTGTCTTGGCTATAAAAGTAAGTTAGCTGTGTATTATCTGCTTCTTTCAAATGGTCGTTTTGCGTCATATATTCCTGAAATAAAACCAAGCGATTTATTGCGTGTGCCAATACCTGAAGCCCAGGTTGGAGTATTGGAAAATATAAAAACAATTGATGATGTAGATGAGCGCATACGCCAAGCTTTTGAATTCAAAGATAGTGAATGGGTACTAATTAATGATCTCTTTAATTACACCCTACCAGATTTTAAAGGAGATAGTGCTTCCTCAGGAAGAAAAAGAACTCACCGTAGAGATAATGATTATTTAGAAGATAATAGTGAACCAGAAATTACCGCATATTGCGAGTATTTCTTGCGAGTTCTTAAGGCAGGATTTGGACAAGACAAACAAGTTTGCGCCACTATATTTCAGGAGCCAACTAACACTAAACTTCCTGTCCGCCTAGTTGCAATTTATCTCAACAGAGCCGACTATCAAGGCGTTCATATTGAGTCTATCGACTCCCCTGATTTACTAGAACTCTTGGAAAACTTAAATGATTTGTGTTTGAAAAAAGGGCAGACAGAAGATGGTGGAATATTTTATCAACGTGTTGCAAGGGTTTATGATTCTGTTCAATTGAATGGGTTAAAAATTCCTACTATTTATTTGATAAAACCGGACAAAATTCGTTACTGGACTCGCTCTATAGCTTTAAGAGATGCTGATGAAGTAGCCGCAGATATTATGATGTGGCGGACATCATTTGATAATAAATCAGCGGTTATACAGGAGTCATACAGTGGGTAG
- a CDS encoding TOMM precursor leader peptide-binding protein, which produces MLIQPKFKEHFHVELSPPKNVYLLSEKGHFVLSGRLYYLLAPLLNGYYTVEEINKQLRGQASVDEILFGLEQLEKKGYITSASSTPPPEAAFWNLLNRDADLTTQRLQEVKIAIATFGNVIADPLKTILESLNIPVSDSGELTVVLTDDYLQPSLAAFNQEALQSQRPWLLVKPVGGTIWIGPVFQPGHTGCWECLAQRLRLNREIESFLQEQKQTFEPFPISRAALPSTLQTGLNLTATEIAKWVSNSEKHSLENTLLTFDLVSLNLERHILVRRPQCHCCGEPDYFVKKGLQPLELTSHNKKFTDDGGFRNCLPEEAFRYYEHHISPITGVIRSLFQPFETNHLIHAYVVDHSFPREGKELEHIRNAVRPKSFGKGKTAAQAKMSALGEAIERYSGTYTGDELRVKATYAELGELAIHPYECMQYSTTQYRDRQVWNQQHHINQWIPEPFDESREIEWTPIWSITHQKFKYLPTAYCYYGYPLPEDYNFCYADTNGTSAGNCQEEAILQGFLELVERDAVAIWWYNRLNRPGVDINSFEDSYLCNLKTCYASIKREFWVLDLTTDLNIPTFAAISRRINQQSEDILFGFGTHFDAKLALLRAVTEMNQMVFLSGGANPDAPAKFSRQDMQTWCRTATIENQLYLAPNGNLSPKVHADYAQYTSDDLREDILACIDLAGKHGLEVLVLNQTRPDIGMHVAKVVVLGLRHFWAQFGSGRLYDVPLKLGWLNEALTEGELNPIPMFL; this is translated from the coding sequence ATGTTAATTCAACCTAAATTTAAAGAACACTTCCATGTTGAATTATCTCCGCCTAAGAATGTATACCTCTTAAGCGAGAAGGGACATTTTGTCTTAAGTGGACGCCTGTACTATTTGTTAGCACCTTTGTTAAACGGATATTACACAGTTGAAGAAATCAACAAACAGCTGCGAGGACAAGCATCTGTTGACGAGATTCTCTTTGGTTTAGAACAACTAGAAAAGAAAGGATACATTACCAGCGCAAGTAGTACACCGCCTCCCGAAGCCGCATTCTGGAATCTGCTCAATAGAGATGCAGACCTGACCACTCAACGCCTCCAAGAAGTTAAAATTGCGATCGCAACTTTTGGTAATGTCATAGCCGATCCGTTAAAAACTATTTTGGAATCCCTGAATATTCCTGTCAGTGATTCAGGTGAATTGACTGTTGTTCTCACAGATGATTATCTCCAACCGAGTTTAGCAGCTTTTAACCAAGAAGCTTTGCAAAGTCAACGCCCTTGGCTCCTCGTTAAGCCAGTTGGTGGTACAATTTGGATTGGACCAGTTTTTCAACCCGGTCATACGGGATGTTGGGAATGTCTAGCTCAACGGTTGCGGTTAAATCGGGAAATAGAATCTTTTCTTCAAGAACAAAAGCAAACTTTTGAGCCGTTTCCGATTTCTCGTGCTGCTTTGCCTTCAACTTTACAAACAGGGCTGAATCTTACAGCAACGGAAATTGCGAAATGGGTTAGCAATTCAGAAAAGCACTCTTTAGAAAATACTCTTCTCACCTTCGATCTCGTTAGCCTGAATTTAGAACGCCACATTTTAGTTCGTCGTCCTCAATGTCATTGTTGTGGCGAACCTGATTATTTTGTCAAAAAAGGGCTTCAACCATTGGAATTAACCAGCCATAACAAAAAGTTTACTGATGATGGCGGTTTTCGCAACTGTTTACCTGAAGAAGCTTTTCGATATTACGAACATCACATCAGCCCGATTACTGGGGTCATCAGAAGTCTATTTCAACCCTTTGAGACCAATCATCTCATTCATGCTTACGTTGTAGACCACAGTTTTCCCAGGGAAGGTAAGGAGTTAGAGCATATCAGGAATGCTGTTCGCCCGAAAAGCTTTGGTAAAGGAAAAACTGCAGCACAAGCAAAAATGAGCGCTTTGGGAGAAGCTATTGAGCGATACTCAGGAACTTATACGGGAGATGAATTAAGGGTGAAAGCCACTTATGCTGAATTGGGAGAATTGGCAATTCATCCTTATGAATGTATGCAATATAGCACAACTCAGTACCGCGATCGCCAAGTATGGAACCAGCAGCACCACATCAACCAATGGATACCCGAACCATTTGATGAAAGCCGAGAAATTGAATGGACTCCCATCTGGTCAATCACCCATCAAAAATTCAAGTATTTACCTACCGCCTACTGTTACTACGGCTATCCCCTACCTGAAGACTACAACTTTTGCTATGCAGATACAAATGGCACATCTGCTGGAAATTGTCAAGAAGAAGCTATCCTTCAGGGATTTCTGGAGTTAGTAGAACGCGATGCGGTAGCAATATGGTGGTACAACCGTTTAAATAGACCTGGGGTTGATATAAATAGCTTTGAAGATTCTTATCTGTGTAACCTGAAAACGTGTTATGCGTCTATAAAGCGAGAGTTTTGGGTTTTAGATCTGACAACCGATTTGAACATTCCCACCTTTGCAGCCATTTCCCGACGCATCAATCAACAATCAGAAGATATTTTATTCGGGTTTGGAACTCACTTTGACGCAAAACTTGCTCTACTACGCGCTGTTACGGAAATGAATCAGATGGTCTTTCTTTCCGGTGGTGCTAATCCTGATGCTCCAGCCAAATTCTCTCGTCAGGATATGCAGACTTGGTGCAGAACCGCAACTATAGAAAATCAACTCTACCTAGCTCCGAATGGCAATTTGTCTCCGAAGGTGCATGCAGATTATGCTCAATATACTAGTGATGACTTACGAGAGGATATTCTTGCGTGTATTGATTTAGCTGGTAAGCATGGACTAGAAGTGCTTGTGCTGAATCAAACACGTCCAGATATTGGTATGCATGTAGCTAAAGTGGTTGTTCTCGGTCTGCGTCACTTTTGGGCGCAGTTTGGTTCGGGTCGGCTTTATGATGTACCTCTCAAGTTGGGTTGGTTAAATGAAGCATTAACGGAGGGGGAGTTAAATCCAATTCCCATGTTTCTTTGA
- a CDS encoding PAS domain S-box protein — protein sequence MNVIKSKKNYHLLSQSMAISLQLFSKRISLAVIFIGGIVFLGWLLNISLLKSILPGMPSMKVNTAVCFILTGASLWLWHQAQNHGASLVRKFHIGVVAQVVAAIAILISLLTLIQYSFHVNLGIDELLLQQPEPLLSKAIPGRMSPNTAINFFNTGTALVLLNTRCPNYRAIQGFAGLAWLMSYLGLMGYVYNIFHLYAAGIPREMGMAIHTAFSFLLLSSSILCALPDKGIMPLLAGKGMGCQTARRLLPFVFVIYPMVASLCAIGSHFFLYTKETERALIEILDTFLLSGGVLWNTYALNKTDYHRLQAEKQLTSTNQRLQLELEERQRAEEALQAEQARFASILDIASDAIIAVDGNQQITLFNQGAEKIFGYAAGEVIGQNLLLLLPSRYAKVHHHHVNSFSQSDGKARRMGERGEIFGRRKDGTEFSAEASISKLEIDNEKIFTAIVRDITVRKQAEVNLFQLAAIVKSSEDAIISNTLDGTIMSWNDGAQKLFGYTATEAIGQSISLLFPCDRTDEALQNIEKIRCGETVENYETIRKRKDGKLVDIALTISPVLDATGKIVGASKIARNITERKQADRELKQAKEAAEVANRAKSAFLASMSHELRTPMNVILGFAQVMSHDKSLSLQQQEHLKIISRSGDHLLNLINDVLDFSKIEADRITLDESSFDLIDLVESVAAMLKQRTEVKGLSFSLEIAPDVPQYVITDGKKLRQVLLNLLGNAIKFTNEGGVMLGVKVEWGQASGEKPSQSLCFEIKDTGVGIASDELDTIFDAFMQTQSGKISKEGTGLGLSISRKFVQLMGGDISVHSTLGEGSTFTFEIPVSIVPAALVQQESTHRQVIGLISKSEYRILVVDDQPENRLLLVELMTHLGLEVREASNGQEAFKLWQEWQPHLIWMDIQMPVMDGYETAQKIRAENEGDRTIIIALSAHASQSDRSLAIAVGCNDYITKPVREEFLYAKMADYLGLQYIYEQQKKEISQKSLSDSELQSLLSQMPSSWVTQLYQAAQLCDDKESERLLAQIPEQFVTITSALQKLVHDFRFEIIVKILENWSNSQSTPILK from the coding sequence ATGAATGTTATTAAAAGTAAAAAAAATTATCATTTGTTATCCCAAAGCATGGCAATATCGCTGCAGTTGTTTTCCAAGCGAATTAGTCTTGCTGTCATTTTCATAGGTGGAATTGTTTTTCTGGGTTGGTTGCTGAACATCTCATTACTCAAAAGTATTTTGCCCGGAATGCCTAGCATGAAGGTGAATACTGCTGTTTGCTTCATATTAACAGGAGCATCTTTATGGTTGTGGCATCAGGCTCAAAACCATGGGGCTTCGTTAGTTCGCAAATTCCACATTGGAGTAGTCGCACAGGTGGTAGCGGCGATCGCAATTCTTATCAGTCTGCTGACCTTAATTCAATACAGCTTTCATGTCAATTTGGGAATTGATGAATTGTTATTGCAGCAACCAGAACCATTATTGAGCAAAGCAATTCCGGGACGTATGTCTCCGAACACAGCAATAAATTTTTTCAATACAGGAACTGCCTTGGTGCTATTAAACACACGTTGTCCGAACTATAGAGCAATACAAGGTTTTGCAGGCTTGGCATGGCTGATGAGTTACTTAGGGTTAATGGGCTACGTGTATAATATTTTTCATCTATATGCAGCTGGCATTCCTAGAGAAATGGGAATGGCTATACACACAGCATTCTCTTTCTTGCTACTTTCATCAAGTATTCTATGTGCTTTGCCAGATAAAGGAATAATGCCTTTGTTGGCTGGGAAAGGGATGGGTTGCCAAACGGCGCGGAGGTTACTACCTTTTGTATTTGTCATCTACCCAATGGTAGCGAGCTTGTGTGCCATAGGCTCTCACTTTTTCTTATACACCAAAGAAACGGAAAGGGCTTTGATAGAGATATTAGATACTTTCTTGCTATCAGGGGGAGTGCTTTGGAATACTTATGCCCTTAACAAAACTGACTATCATCGCCTTCAAGCAGAAAAGCAATTAACCAGTACAAATCAGCGTTTGCAACTAGAATTAGAAGAGCGACAACGGGCCGAAGAAGCACTGCAAGCCGAACAAGCGCGGTTTGCAAGTATTTTGGATATTGCTAGCGATGCTATTATTGCGGTTGATGGTAACCAACAAATAACTTTATTTAATCAAGGTGCTGAAAAGATTTTTGGTTATGCCGCAGGGGAAGTAATAGGGCAAAATCTCTTGCTACTATTGCCTTCTCGATATGCAAAAGTTCACCATCACCACGTAAATTCCTTCAGTCAATCTGATGGTAAAGCAAGACGCATGGGCGAACGTGGCGAAATTTTTGGTCGCCGCAAAGATGGTACTGAGTTTTCTGCAGAAGCTTCAATCTCGAAATTAGAAATTGATAACGAAAAAATTTTTACTGCTATTGTGCGTGATATTACTGTACGCAAGCAAGCAGAAGTAAATTTGTTTCAACTGGCAGCGATTGTAAAGTCTAGTGAAGATGCCATTATCAGTAACACCTTAGATGGTACAATTATGAGTTGGAATGATGGTGCTCAAAAACTGTTTGGTTACACTGCAACAGAAGCGATTGGGCAATCCATTTCCCTGTTATTCCCTTGCGATCGCACTGACGAGGCACTGCAAAATATCGAGAAAATTCGGTGTGGGGAAACAGTTGAAAATTACGAAACCATAAGAAAACGTAAGGACGGAAAGCTAGTAGATATAGCTCTCACTATCTCTCCAGTACTGGATGCAACGGGCAAAATAGTTGGAGCTTCTAAAATTGCTCGTAATATAACTGAACGCAAACAAGCCGATAGGGAACTCAAACAAGCAAAAGAAGCTGCAGAAGTGGCAAATCGAGCCAAAAGTGCTTTTTTGGCTTCCATGAGTCATGAATTGCGTACTCCTATGAATGTGATTTTGGGATTTGCCCAAGTCATGAGCCACGACAAATCCCTGAGTTTGCAGCAGCAAGAACATTTGAAAATTATCAGCCGTAGTGGGGATCACTTACTCAATCTCATTAACGATGTGCTGGACTTTTCCAAAATAGAAGCAGACCGCATTACATTAGATGAAAGCAGTTTTGACTTGATTGATTTGGTAGAATCTGTAGCAGCAATGCTAAAACAGCGAACAGAGGTCAAAGGCTTATCCTTCAGCTTAGAAATTGCCCCAGATGTACCTCAATATGTTATTACAGATGGCAAAAAACTGCGTCAAGTACTCCTCAACCTTTTAGGTAACGCTATCAAGTTTACAAATGAGGGTGGTGTAATGTTGGGAGTCAAGGTGGAGTGGGGACAAGCCAGTGGAGAAAAGCCTTCCCAATCTCTATGTTTTGAGATAAAAGATACTGGAGTCGGTATAGCTTCTGATGAACTCGATACAATTTTTGATGCTTTTATGCAAACCCAATCGGGAAAAATCTCTAAAGAAGGCACTGGTTTGGGGCTTTCAATTAGTCGTAAATTTGTACAGTTAATGGGTGGTGATATTTCTGTTCACAGTACTTTAGGTGAGGGAAGCACATTTACATTTGAGATTCCAGTCAGCATTGTCCCAGCAGCTTTGGTGCAACAAGAGTCAACGCACCGTCAGGTGATAGGGCTAATATCTAAATCAGAATACCGCATTCTTGTTGTGGATGACCAACCAGAAAATCGGTTACTTTTGGTAGAATTGATGACTCATTTGGGTTTAGAGGTGCGCGAAGCCAGTAATGGACAAGAAGCTTTCAAGCTGTGGCAAGAGTGGCAACCTCATCTTATCTGGATGGACATTCAAATGCCAGTGATGGACGGTTACGAAACAGCACAAAAAATCCGTGCAGAAAATGAAGGTGACAGAACTATCATTATTGCGCTTTCAGCCCATGCTTCACAGAGCGATCGCTCTCTAGCAATTGCCGTGGGTTGTAATGATTATATCACCAAGCCTGTTCGGGAAGAATTTTTGTATGCAAAGATGGCTGATTACTTGGGGTTGCAATATATCTACGAACAACAAAAGAAAGAAATCTCACAAAAGTCTTTATCAGATAGCGAGCTTCAGTCTTTGTTATCTCAAATGCCGTCGAGTTGGGTGACTCAATTGTATCAAGCAGCGCAGTTGTGTGACGACAAAGAAAGTGAGCGACTGCTCGCACAAATCCCAGAGCAATTTGTGACTATTACTTCTGCTTTACAGAAACTTGTCCATGATTTTAGATTTGAAATTATTGTGAAAATTTTAGAAAATTGGTCTAACTCGCAATCAACCCCCATCCTCAAGTGA
- a CDS encoding response regulator: MLKSQEINSGHILLVDDTPDNLRLLSKILETHGFKVRKTISGKMALQSAQIEPPELILLDINMPDLNGYEVCQQLKSNELTANIPIIFISALDQTTDKIKAFENGGIDYITKPFQELEVLARVKNQFIIHHQQQQLLAKNQELEKEIIERQQIEARLQQLNSIFEEQVVERTFQLQRSLEFEERLKRITDKVRDRFDEEQIWQASVRELAVGLELELCCSAIGDRELKTYTITHEYTSATSTPLDKDSIIKLVRLQELHQQLLQGLNVQFCWCQPSSISQEYCRYTILACPIFDDQSFLGSLWLFKPEDKSFEQLEVRLVLQVTNQCAIAIRQARLYQAALVQLEELQRLNQLKDDFLRTISIELRSPIADIKSLSQVLAVEISNNEAQSSKVSEYLINLQQECDRQLYFIENLLDLQYLEAGICPLELTSIDLHNWIPYILEAFVAQNQEQPPTLKVQLDPELPLLTTDISCFERVLHELLQNAYRYASNGDITVAACSISEKIHLSVTYSGAEVSESELSQIFDKFYRIPNDKSSIPSNSGLELAIVRKLVEYLRGSIHVESQAGQVCFTVIFHVS, from the coding sequence ATGCTAAAGAGCCAAGAAATTAATTCAGGTCATATTTTGCTAGTCGATGATACACCAGATAACTTACGCCTTCTATCTAAAATTTTAGAAACGCATGGGTTTAAGGTCAGAAAAACTATCAGTGGAAAAATGGCACTTCAATCAGCACAGATAGAACCGCCTGAACTGATTTTGCTAGATATTAATATGCCGGATTTAAATGGCTATGAAGTGTGTCAGCAATTAAAATCTAACGAACTAACTGCTAATATTCCTATTATTTTTATTAGCGCTTTAGACCAAACCACAGATAAAATTAAGGCATTTGAAAATGGAGGGATAGACTATATTACTAAACCTTTTCAAGAGTTAGAAGTTTTGGCGCGTGTCAAAAATCAATTTATTATCCATCATCAGCAGCAGCAACTGCTTGCTAAAAATCAGGAATTAGAGAAAGAAATCATAGAACGCCAACAGATAGAAGCAAGATTGCAACAGCTAAATAGTATTTTTGAAGAGCAAGTGGTAGAACGGACATTTCAACTTCAACGCTCGCTAGAGTTTGAAGAAAGGCTCAAACGCATCACCGATAAAGTTCGCGATCGCTTTGATGAGGAACAAATTTGGCAAGCATCTGTTAGGGAATTAGCAGTCGGTTTAGAACTTGAATTGTGCTGTTCTGCTATTGGCGATCGCGAGTTAAAAACTTATACTATTACCCACGAATATACTAGCGCTACTTCAACTCCTTTAGATAAGGATAGCATTATAAAATTAGTTCGTTTGCAGGAACTACATCAACAATTGCTTCAGGGTTTAAACGTTCAATTTTGTTGGTGTCAACCTAGTTCAATTTCACAGGAATATTGTAGATACACAATTTTAGCTTGCCCTATTTTCGATGATCAAAGTTTTTTAGGGAGTTTGTGGTTGTTCAAACCAGAGGACAAAAGTTTCGAGCAACTTGAAGTTCGATTGGTTCTACAGGTGACAAATCAATGTGCAATTGCTATCCGTCAGGCTAGACTTTATCAAGCTGCACTTGTGCAGCTTGAAGAATTACAAAGGCTCAATCAACTCAAAGACGATTTTTTGCGTACCATTTCTATTGAGTTACGATCTCCTATTGCTGATATCAAATCACTAAGCCAAGTTCTAGCAGTAGAAATTTCCAATAATGAAGCCCAAAGTAGCAAAGTGTCAGAGTACTTAATAAATTTGCAGCAGGAGTGCGATCGCCAACTTTACTTTATTGAGAATTTGCTAGACTTGCAATATTTAGAAGCTGGTATATGTCCCCTGGAACTGACAAGTATCGATCTACATAATTGGATTCCCTATATATTAGAAGCCTTTGTTGCACAAAACCAAGAACAACCGCCAACCTTAAAAGTTCAACTTGACCCCGAACTACCACTTTTAACAACGGATATATCCTGTTTTGAACGCGTCCTCCACGAGCTACTGCAAAATGCTTATAGGTATGCCTCTAATGGTGACATTACTGTTGCTGCTTGCTCAATCTCTGAAAAAATCCACTTGAGTGTGACTTACTCTGGGGCAGAAGTTTCGGAATCAGAACTGTCTCAAATATTTGACAAGTTCTACCGCATTCCCAATGATAAATCCTCAATACCAAGTAATAGTGGTTTGGAATTAGCAATAGTCAGAAAATTGGTGGAGTATTTGAGAGGTTCCATTCATGTAGAATCGCAAGCAGGACAAGTTTGCTTTACAGTTATATTCCATGTTTCTTAA
- a CDS encoding tail fiber domain-containing protein, with protein MQHQPENTNKKLLNFLQVNHFESINPNSQNLIEDLTDEELAACVGGCDLSVTAGSQEVINVPLVEGIPVLGECSVRINSLGVEYDPNGSQRSVRSDRNIKEAIAEVNPQEILKGIANLPITSWQYKNENTSIRHIGPMAQDFAATFQVGESDRTINIVDGMGVSLAAIQALYQLMQQKDSQINELRSELHQLKQQMH; from the coding sequence ATGCAACACCAACCAGAAAATACCAACAAAAAACTTCTGAATTTTCTGCAAGTCAATCATTTTGAATCAATCAATCCTAACTCTCAAAACCTCATTGAAGATCTCACCGATGAAGAGCTAGCAGCTTGTGTTGGTGGTTGCGATCTTTCCGTAACGGCTGGTTCGCAAGAGGTTATAAATGTTCCACTAGTTGAAGGAATTCCTGTTCTTGGAGAATGCTCCGTTAGAATTAATAGTCTTGGCGTTGAATACGATCCTAATGGTTCACAACGCTCTGTAAGAAGCGATCGCAATATCAAAGAAGCGATCGCTGAAGTCAATCCCCAAGAAATTCTCAAAGGTATTGCCAATTTGCCCATTACCAGCTGGCAATATAAAAATGAGAATACCTCAATTCGCCATATTGGTCCAATGGCACAAGACTTTGCAGCAACCTTTCAAGTAGGAGAAAGCGATCGCACAATTAATATTGTAGATGGCATGGGAGTTTCACTAGCAGCAATCCAGGCACTTTACCAATTAATGCAACAAAAAGACTCGCAAATTAATGAATTGCGATCGGAATTACACCAACTCAAGCAACAAATGCATTAG